ATGTTTTCCTCGCAATAAGGGCATGACTCAGTTCAAGAATTTTGTAGTGTTTGCTTCTTTAGGTGACTTTGTTTTGTGATAAAAAGCATTGGTCTTTGGGAACAACTTTGACCTGAATTGGAGTCAGTTGGGTAGATGGTAGAATGACTTTTTGAGATTAAATATCAATCTATTAGCAGCACCTGCTGTAGGTGTTCAAGAACAACCTCTAATTATGATTAAGCAGTTAAGTGCAATTGATGTTCTTCATGGTTTATTTGCTTTGAATTTTTAGTGATAATTAGCCATTTTCTTAGCGCTGAAATGTTTCAGAAACCCTTTCTCTATAAAATTAACTTTAGCAATAATTTTCGTAGATTTCCTTTTATTGGTTTGGAAGTTCACAAGGATCTTTAAGAACTTTAATTTAGTATGTTTGTTTTCTCCTAGGGTTTTGTTGCCTTGAAGATCCAGAAAAGTGCGCCACAATTTGCTCAAGCAGCTCTTCATGAAATTGAAGTCCTTTCTGCTATTGCCAATGGTGATCAATCTAACAGTAAATATGTTGTACGGCTTATTGACCATTTTAAGCACACAGGCCCTAATGGACAGCACATATGTATGGTTTTTGAATTTCTTGGTGATAGCTTATTGCGGCTTATCAAGCATAATCACTATAAGGGCCTTGAACTGAACAAAGTTAGGGAAATATGCAAATGTGTTTTGACTGGTTTAGATTATTTGCATGGGGGGCTTGGAATTGTTCATACAGATTTGAAACctgaaaatattcttttactTACTACGATTAATGCCACAAAAGATCCCATTAGATCCGGAATGACTCCCATACTTGAAAGGCCTGAGGGGAACCCTAATGGAGGAGTAACAATGAATATCATTGAGAAAAAGCTAAAGCAAAGGGCAAGAAGAGCAGCAGCTAGGATATCAGGAAGACGTTCTTCAATGGGTGGAGTAGGAGGGACTCCAAAATCAAATAGATCTCTTGATGGGATAGACTTGAGGTGCAAGGTTGTGGATTTTGGAAATGCATGCTGGGAGGATAAGCAATTTGCACAAGAAATTCAAACAAGACAGTACAGATCCCCTGAAGTTATACTTCAATCTGGATATTCATTCTCTGCTGACATGTGGTCTTTGGCTTGTATAGCATTTGAGCTTGCTACTGGTGAGATGATGTTCACTCCCAAAGGTGGAGAAGGTTTCAGCGAAGATGAGGTAAGATGATTTCATCTGTGTTTCTTTGTTTAGCTGTCCTTTCATTGCATAATGCAACCCGTTTCtcagtaaaaaaataataatctgaATAAGTGTTATGGAGTATTTTTCTGATTTGAGGTCTGGTTTTTTGGGTGTAAGGTGGAGTCGACCTAGTGTTGAAAGAATTCTGTCCAATAGATTTTACTTCCTGAAGAGGAATTATTTTATAACTTCACTTGACTATATTTTGGCGGGTTGCAGGATCATCTAGCTATGATGATGGAGTTTCTAGGAAAGATCCCTCGGAAGGTGTGCACATTATATTGTTTTTGTAGCCTTGAAGAATTATTTCTGAAAATAGCtgctgattttatttttttacaaactTATGGTGGAGCAGATAGCCGTAGGTGGGGCTAGATCCAAAGATTACTTTGACAGGCACGGAGATTTGAAGAGGATCCGTAGACTTAAATATGGTTGTCTAGATAAATTACTAGTTAACAAGTATAGATTTTCTGAAAGTGATGCTCATGAGTTCACGGAATTTCTCAGCCCTCTTCTTGATTTTGAGCCAGAGAAACGACCAACTGCTGAGCAGTGCTTGCAGCACCCATGGCTCaactttaaaaatcaaaagcaaACAGAGGTGAAGAATGAATCAGGTGTGGAAAGGGTTAATATCGGTATGAGCAAGCTACAAATTAAGGTGGGTAAGTGATGTTGGGATGAATAGTCTTGTCACTGCTTATGTCCCACTCTCCACCTGTATCAGTGCCACTTgtgatttaattttttggatTGTTTTAGTTTCTTAGTAAGATTTGATTCATTCATTAGTAGTTTTGGATGATCATGATGgggaaatgacttccaaaagagAAATTGACCTCACTCCAGATTCATGGTTCTAGTGAAGTTGACTGTCATTGAAGGAATGATTCCTTCTTTCCCATGATAAAGTAGTTGCCCGTGTTCTGTTGAGGGCCCTGAGGAAACAAAGCAAGTTCCATAATGACTGCTATATGGCATCATTTGAACTCAGCATTATCCACCAAAGGCAAGAGACATTAGCTGCCTGAGAAAGTTTGCTTTTTAAGTCACTCTGGAGAAGTATTGAGGAGCCATacgaaaaggagaaaaaggggGGTTGCTTTTGTATACTCAACATTAGAAGGGAACAGCCTCGACTTTATGATGGACGCAGTGATGCAAAAAGCTGGAAAAGGATTTCTAACTCATGATGAAGACCCCTATGACAAGACATAAAATTTTTGTATACAGGATTCTGAAATTTTGTAAGTTGTATCCATTTCTTTTAGCTAGCAATCTAACTTTATCATGTGTATTCAACATATCTTGTATCTTTGACAAATGTGGAAACAAAACTTTTgtaattttgaccaaaaagagaATGATATGAAACAATTATTTTCAGTAGGCTTGGTTTTAGTTTTGCTCATATGGTTCATAGAAGGATATGGAAAAGTAGTTATATTGTTGTCATTTACCATGAAAAACAATGTTATATTAAGAGAGAACCACAATTTATAGTAGGGACACATTGTATTGGAAAGAAGATGACAAAAAAGTAGAGGAGAAGGAATAGGATGGTATCCCATTATGACCACCATGTGCCTCTCCACCCAAACCTTGGGAGTGTTAAGGTCCAGAGTCAGAAAAAGTAGtagaaaataaatgattttaagaaaaatacaacTTTTCGTCAATAAAATGTAAAAGCAACATCTATTTACCTATAGTGATTAGTGCTTCCCATGGAGTGTATATTTTGAGTTTGAGAACATTAATTGTATCTCTAAGTaggtataaataaataaacttgcAGAAATGGTATGATTGGATCTGTAATCGCGTTAAATACATTTATTTGTTGAATCTGTATAGATGTACCGTGCTCTAGATCCAAATTATATTTCAATGTGATGAATTATTGCTTGGTAGGTAGCAATTTTTCTGGATGATCGCAGACTCAAGTGCAATTTTCCACTCACTTGAAAACACAATGTAGTCTGCTTCAACTCCTCAACAATGAGAGAACATTCTTAAGGCACAATGCATCTCCAAACATAATTGCACCtacgaaaataaataaatcaatccaTCAATTATGCTTCACCCAAAAATTAGTTGGCCTGCTATACTGATCCTCATTCCTCTGTATTTGTTCTACTCTATCCATATCAGAGTTATTGTTCCAATACAAATGAAAACAAAGACATCAGGagtaaagaaaaatatcttGTTCCTTCTCTTTTGCTTATGTGGGGGTTGGTGGAGGCGAGAGAGCATCAAGGTTCAAATCCACAAGCAGAAAGCAGAAAAATAACCCAACAAACgaaaaaaaatcaagcaaaTTCAGGTCAGTTCAAGATTTTCCAACCTTCCAATATCAAAAACAGAGGACTTATACATAATTCACCATAATACAGGATAATAGTGTGTGTGTAGTTAATGAAAGGACAGCAGTAACAGGCAGTTTAAGCATTTAACACTTGCTATATACTAAGAATAATTAAACTTCAACTGTCCTCAGTATCACAGCCTCAATTTGTTTAGCTAGTAGTGTGTGTACTTTTGAATTGGCTGCCACTGTTACTGTTAAGTTCATGCTAGAGTTAGGTTCAACTTCAATGAATGTTGCAAAATTTAGTGGAATGGAATTTTGGGTAAATGGCAATTTTATCAAGTTCCATAGATTGGTTGtgatgaaaatttaaataaagataCGTAACTTACCTGGTAAATGATCTTGAAGCTTGAGAATGATGTTGCAGATCCAACCCCAGTTTTGAATGTGGTCAGCATAGTTGTGTAGTAATTGGTAATTAATTTCAGGCATGACCTGCAAAGGCATGGTCAAAGACTCAAAATCAATGTTGCCGATGAAAATGAGTTCCAAGTCTTTCCTAAGCAGCACAAGGCAAATCTATTTCACATTAGATGGCCATAAACGTACCATTTCTTGCTAGGAATCAAGATAGGTTGTTGTCCTCTTTTGTCCAGATAGGACCTAATAATTCACTAAGTTACAGATTCCACGTTGAAATGACACATCAATGAGTTTTAAGACAATCATTACCTTCTCACACACTGTGTTCTTCCAAACGAATTCGCTCCTCATCATAATCCTTTTCTTCAGTAATATCACAAAACTACAATACAAAAGAAGTCACGAAAAAACATCCAATATATGGCTAAGGTACTCAACTGTAATCTCTGGACTCCAATTTTTCCCAGAACCTAAGATACTTTGGAGTTTTTGTTGGTGCAAATtctgaaaatttgaataaaaatagcATTCATGACAATTCTATCACAAAATCAGAACAAAGCAAGATGGAATTTGAGCGAGACTATGACACTTAGAAAAAGACATTGTAATCTCTAATGCTTTCATGAATATTAAGACTGCAAAGATCGAATCTCTCTCCTGCAAGCACTCTCTAGTCAGTTTCTTTGGCTGCAGGAGAAGGAAGCTCAAGAGTAGCTTTGAAACTCTGGGCCCTGCATCTCTTTTTCTTGATCTCATAGTTCACAGGTATATCGGTAAAGAGGAGCAGGGAATGGGATAGCAATAGATGAGGAGGAAACTTCCTCCACTcatcaaagagaaaaaaagaattttgtCACTTCGTCAGAGCCTATTCTAGCTTTTCCTTAATCCTCTCATTCTAATtaatga
The Solanum stenotomum isolate F172 chromosome 12, ASM1918654v1, whole genome shotgun sequence DNA segment above includes these coding regions:
- the LOC125848909 gene encoding uncharacterized protein LOC125848909, with amino-acid sequence MSCSSSSASEDDDEGFDSYRKGGYHAVRVGDSFSGGRYIAQRKLGWGEFSTVWLAYDTQSSGFVALKIQKSAPQFAQAALHEIEVLSAIANGDQSNSKYVVRLIDHFKHTGPNGQHICMVFEFLGDSLLRLIKHNHYKGLELNKVREICKCVLTGLDYLHGGLGIVHTDLKPENILLLTTINATKDPIRSGMTPILERPEGNPNGGVTMNIIEKKLKQRARRAAARISGRRSSMGGVGGTPKSNRSLDGIDLRCKVVDFGNACWEDKQFAQEIQTRQYRSPEVILQSGYSFSADMWSLACIAFELATGEMMFTPKGGEGFSEDEDHLAMMMEFLGKIPRKIAVGGARSKDYFDRHGDLKRIRRLKYGCLDKLLVNKYRFSESDAHEFTEFLSPLLDFEPEKRPTAEQCLQHPWLNFKNQKQTEVKNESGVERVNIGMSKLQIKVGK